TAGAGATGTGGACCAAGCTATCCCAGAAAGATGCTAATGTTGCTCCCCTGAATCTAGtaaacacagatttatttttaaatgtgatacCAAAATATGACAGCCCAccaaaaaaaagagcaataaacTCAGAAATGGCAAATAGATTTAATGTAGAATATCAATTTCAATTGATGGATAGTGGCTGCCTAGAGGTGCTGTGTTGAGTAGGCTTCTGAGGATGCACCCTGGCTTGAAGAGAAAAACTGCTGGGATTAGGAATATCTGAAAACACaagtaaaagaaatgtaaaaagtcaACTGAGAGTCACCGAAAGGGAAGGAACAAAATGCCAAGAGTGGGGTTTTCCCACATGCTCCATATGGTCCTGCAACCTTGGCCTTCCTATAACCAGCCAGTTCCTTACCCCAACCCTATAAGCCCCAGCTGTCCCAACCCAGTCTAAGTAGATACCTGAAATCTCACTTATAGGAGAAACCACAGGCACCAGAGCTGCCACTTGTGCTGGCACCTGCTCCACTGAGGCCCGCAAAAAGCCCAAACGTGAGAGTGGCGGTCAGGCTGGCACTGGCACTGAAGCCACCACTGGCACTAGTACTGGCACTAGCCCCAGAGCTAGCACCACCACTCTCTTGGCCTTTGGCTTTAGCTTCAGCTCCTGCCTGGATCCGGGCTTTGGCCCAGGGTCCAATATCAGCTTCGTCCCAGTTGCAGGGCCCAGCAGCATTTTCAGAGCCAAGCCCAATGCCCATTCGAGCTCTGATCTCAGCTCTCGCCTTGGCTTCAGCTGCAGCCTCAGCAGCAGCCTTCATATCTGCTTCCATTGCCTCTCGGTACTGAGCTGCCCATTCTTTGGGATCCTTCTTTTGTACCTAAAACAGAAATAACCACCATCAGAAGGATCAGAATCCAAGAACTGAGCACCTAACTgtatgccaggcaccatgcttCATGCTCTACACAacagtaataatataataaatactacTAATAGTTATGTACTTTATTCCATCCCTGTTCTGATACTTATTAGCTCTGGGACCTTGGACATGTTACCTaacaacctctctgagcccgaTTGTTCTAATCTGGTCTAGGGAATGGATGTGCTAGTTGTACAATCAGCTAAACATTTGGCCCAGAAGCAGAGGCTTCAGAATGTTCACATGTGAGCCGCAAGTGGCTCTATGCACAGCCTGCCCTAGGCAGCAGCACCCTATACTCTTGCTATACCAAGCTTGGGAAGCTATCCAATTACCTTGCAGGCAAACTTGAGGACTTTCATCTTGCTGGTCTCATAGTAGGAGCGCAGGCCCCAGAAGAACTCATACTCAGGCGGATTGCTATTAGGGACTCTGGCATAGTCCAAGTACCttgaaaagagaagttaaaagcCTTTGTGTCTAAGACAACCATAGCCCACCCATGTATGGACTGGATAGGTTCTAAGTGGCAACCTCTCCCACTAAGTACTATAGCTTTTCTTCCAATATTGAGCCCTGTCCCATTGGTCTTGTCCAGAAGCCATCTGGAGGTGCGGGGTGGGACATGTGTAGGCTACATGTTCATAAGAAGGCTACAAGTTTTGTGCCCCTTGTCACAATGAACCCAGATTCTTTTTGGGTGTTATAAACAGAAGAGCCATTTGTTTAGGTCCCCAGCTCTGAGCACACCCTACCACTGGGGAGTGTCCATGACCTGGTGAGCCCTGCGACAATCTACCATAGAAAATGACTGTAAAGGGAAGAAACAGTCCACCAAGAGTAGCGTACTTTGTGCATATTTCTGACTGCATGCATGGGAGTGTGTGGCATGTGCTAAGGATAAAGGGTACGGTAGGCCCTGGCCAGAAAGTCAGGAGGCCTCCATGACCAAATTGGACCCTTACCAGCCAGGGCCATAATCATACTTCCACTCTCTGAGACCCAGGTCCCTCAACTAAAAGTGGGGATGGGATGGCAGTATCTATTCTGCGCCGTagttacaaaaatgaaatgagatacaCAAGTCAAGTCCCCAGCACAGTACCTGGCTGCCTAAATCTGTCACTCTACAACGTTTCTTTATGGAGATTAATTTCTATAAAACCCTGGTTggcatggtaaaaaaaaatcctaggcaTTGGGGCCAGGATCTAAATATAACTCTCCCATTT
The DNA window shown above is from Mustela nigripes isolate SB6536 unplaced genomic scaffold, MUSNIG.SB6536 HiC_scaffold_807, whole genome shotgun sequence and carries:
- the LOC132008734 gene encoding melanoma-associated antigen D2-like; translated protein: MLIFCPCLLLPPLAAVIWEVLRKLGLRPGIHHSLFGDVKKLITDEFVKQKYLDYARVPNSNPPEYEFFWGLRSYYETSKMKVLKFACKVQKKDPKEWAAQYREAMEADMKAAAEAAAEAKARAEIRARMGIGLGSENAAGPCNWDEADIGPWAKARIQAGAEAKAKGQESGGASSGASASTSASGGFSASASLTATLTFGLFAGLSGAGASTSGSSGACGFSYK